In the Tenrec ecaudatus isolate mTenEca1 chromosome 16, mTenEca1.hap1, whole genome shotgun sequence genome, one interval contains:
- the LOC142428631 gene encoding iron-sulfur cluster assembly 1 homolog, mitochondrial-like, protein MSASSVRATVQAVSKRKLQATWAALTLTPSAVHKIKQLLQDKPEHTKRVGLKVGVRTRGCNGLSYTLEYTKTKGDSDEEVVQDGVKVFIEKKAQLTLLGTEMDFVEDKLSREFVFSNPNIKGMCGCGESFNS, encoded by the exons ATGTCGGCTTCATCAGTCCGAGCCACTGTCCAGGCTGTGAGCAAGAGGAAACTGCAGGCCACCTGGGCCGCCCTCACCCTGACACCTTCAGCAGTACACAAGATTAAACAGCTTCTTCAAGATAAGCCTGAACATACCAAAC GGGTAGGTTTGAAAGTTGGTGTTCGAACCAGGGGTTGCAATGGCCTTTCTTATACTTTAGAATATACAAAGACCAAAGGAGATTCTGATGAAGAAGTAGTTCAAGATGGTGTCAAAGTGTTCATCGAAAAGAAAGCACAACTCACCCttttaggaacagaaatggactTTGTAGAAGATAAATTATCCAGGGAGTTTGTGTTCAGTAACCCAAACATCAAAGGAATGTGTGGCTGTGGAGAGAGCTTTAATAGTTGA